A window of Halobellus sp. LT62 contains these coding sequences:
- a CDS encoding efflux RND transporter permease subunit has protein sequence MRLDFQRFVDWADDNIVNRPKKVMLAFLLVTLVFAGGLGSVSTEAGTQQFAEDIPAANALERIENDFESPFGESPGSTQLVQRDRNVLSKDSLIAMLRAQRALEERDDMYVSSTSSSAAIVARSIDPEATTIDSQITTLERATRTEISRAVRENADNAGFTGTLSNDFNRRSASASATIGVVQHDLPGGAGGGSVGQSGESPLTSIQNDAQRIIDAELDADITVFGSGVIADEFGTVVTDSLLIVTPAAVLLIVGFLVIAYRDLLDLLLGVTSLGMAVIWTFGFLGLAGIPFNQIMISVPPLLLAVGIDFGIHAINRYREDRATGLDVESAMRLTTDQLLVAFFIVTGTTVIGFLSNLASDLPPIRDFGIVAGVGIVFTFLIFGIFLPAAKVWMDRRREDWPIPTFSQRPLGEEGSLLGKALSVGVTLARYAPVAVLVVALLFSAGAAGYATGVDTSFTQEDFLPPEEVSPLLKSLPEPFAPSDYGVVGTLNFLEDRFTSTQGGSVTIYVEGRMGEDDALERIHRAGEDPPSEFVTDGSRRAESTSIVTVIQDHAAQDPEFAALVERNDRNDNGVPDDNLGTIYSELAASSAGDRASQYLADDHRSARVVYTVSADASDSEATAAADEVADRFRYEATPTGNTVVFQEVSDLIFESAITSLALALGATVVFLVAIYWVLEGLPSLGIANLAPIVVAVASVAGTMRVLGISFNAFTATILSLTIGLGIDYSVHVVHRFVDERRERALMPALRRTVVGTGGALLGSMATTAFGIGVLVLAVLSVLGQFGVLTAISITYSFLASLLVLPSALVVWDRLVNGDPTVPIGERGDARSAADADVSGSTPRPQGQPSDGGRL, from the coding sequence ATGCGACTGGACTTCCAGCGATTCGTCGACTGGGCGGACGACAACATCGTCAACCGTCCGAAGAAAGTGATGCTGGCGTTCCTGCTCGTCACGCTCGTATTCGCCGGCGGACTCGGCAGCGTCTCGACGGAGGCGGGGACCCAACAGTTCGCCGAGGACATCCCGGCGGCGAACGCGCTCGAACGGATCGAGAACGACTTCGAGTCGCCGTTCGGTGAAAGTCCCGGGAGTACCCAGTTGGTCCAGCGGGACCGAAACGTCCTCTCGAAGGACTCGTTGATCGCGATGCTCAGAGCCCAACGGGCGCTCGAAGAGCGTGACGATATGTACGTCTCGAGCACGTCGTCGTCGGCTGCGATCGTCGCGCGGAGCATCGATCCCGAGGCGACGACGATCGACAGTCAGATCACGACGCTGGAACGCGCCACGCGGACAGAGATCAGTCGCGCGGTTCGAGAGAACGCCGACAACGCCGGCTTCACCGGAACGCTGAGCAACGACTTCAATCGACGGTCGGCCTCGGCCTCCGCGACGATCGGCGTCGTGCAACACGACCTCCCCGGCGGCGCGGGCGGCGGGTCCGTCGGCCAGTCGGGAGAGAGCCCGCTGACCTCGATCCAGAACGACGCACAGCGGATTATCGACGCGGAACTCGACGCCGACATCACCGTCTTCGGGAGCGGCGTCATCGCCGACGAGTTCGGCACCGTCGTCACCGACTCGCTGCTCATCGTGACGCCCGCGGCGGTCCTCCTGATCGTCGGCTTTCTCGTGATCGCCTATCGGGATCTGTTGGACCTCCTGTTGGGCGTCACCTCCCTCGGGATGGCCGTCATCTGGACGTTCGGCTTCCTCGGTCTCGCGGGGATTCCGTTCAATCAGATCATGATCTCGGTGCCGCCGCTGCTTTTGGCGGTCGGCATCGACTTCGGGATCCACGCGATCAACCGCTATCGCGAGGACAGAGCGACCGGGCTCGATGTCGAGTCGGCGATGCGGCTCACGACCGACCAACTCCTCGTCGCCTTCTTCATCGTCACCGGGACGACCGTCATCGGCTTCCTCTCGAATCTCGCCTCCGATCTCCCGCCGATCCGCGATTTCGGTATCGTCGCGGGCGTCGGAATCGTCTTCACCTTCCTGATCTTCGGGATCTTCCTGCCCGCGGCGAAGGTCTGGATGGACCGCCGACGCGAGGACTGGCCGATCCCCACGTTCAGCCAACGACCGCTGGGCGAGGAGGGGTCGCTCCTCGGGAAGGCGCTCTCCGTCGGGGTGACACTCGCGCGGTACGCCCCGGTCGCCGTGCTGGTCGTCGCGTTGCTGTTCAGCGCCGGTGCGGCTGGATACGCCACCGGCGTCGACACCTCGTTCACACAGGAGGACTTCCTCCCGCCGGAGGAGGTCTCGCCGCTTCTGAAGTCGCTGCCCGAACCGTTCGCGCCGAGCGACTACGGCGTCGTCGGGACGCTGAACTTCCTCGAAGACAGGTTCACCAGCACGCAGGGGGGGTCAGTCACCATATACGTCGAGGGGCGGATGGGAGAGGACGACGCCCTCGAACGGATCCATCGCGCGGGCGAGGACCCGCCCTCGGAGTTCGTCACCGACGGGAGCCGACGCGCCGAGTCGACGAGCATCGTGACGGTCATTCAAGATCACGCGGCGCAGGACCCCGAGTTCGCCGCGTTGGTCGAGCGGAACGACAGAAACGACAACGGGGTGCCCGACGACAACCTCGGGACGATCTACAGCGAACTGGCGGCGTCGTCCGCCGGCGACCGGGCGTCGCAGTACCTCGCGGATGACCATCGGAGCGCTCGGGTCGTCTACACGGTGTCCGCGGACGCGTCCGACAGCGAAGCGACGGCGGCGGCCGACGAGGTCGCGGACCGATTCCGCTATGAGGCGACGCCGACGGGCAATACCGTCGTGTTCCAAGAGGTGTCGGATCTCATCTTCGAGTCGGCGATCACGAGCCTCGCGCTCGCGTTGGGCGCGACGGTCGTGTTCCTCGTGGCGATCTACTGGGTACTCGAGGGACTGCCGTCGCTCGGCATCGCGAACCTCGCGCCGATCGTCGTCGCGGTCGCCTCCGTCGCCGGCACGATGCGCGTGCTCGGCATCTCCTTTAACGCGTTCACGGCGACGATCCTCTCGTTGACGATCGGCCTCGGGATCGACTACTCGGTCCACGTCGTCCACCGGTTCGTCGACGAGCGGCGCGAACGCGCGCTGATGCCGGCGCTGCGGCGCACTGTCGTCGGGACCGGCGGCGCGCTCCTCGGCAGTATGGCGACGACGGCGTTCGGGATCGGGGTCTTGGTCCTCGCGGTCCTGTCGGTCCTCGGGCAGTTCGGGGTGTTGACGGCGATCTCGATCACCTACTCGTTCCTCGCCTCGCTGCTGGTGCTCCCCTCGGCGCTCGTTGTGTGGGACCGCCTCGTCAACGGGGACCCGACGGTTCCGATCGGCGAACGCGGCGACGCGCGCTCCGCGGCCGACGCCGACGTCTCCGGATCGACGCCGCGTCCACAGGGACAACCGAGCGACGGGGGGCGGCTATGA
- a CDS encoding COG1361 S-layer family protein translates to MKRKFVIAFLAASLLVSAIPVAGYTTSNPDIRTVTPDATLQPGGVNELAFQLVNDPDGPDDEVRTATNVRVRPGNAGPIDVETNELYLQSLADGVPADRSLRLNVPSDIDSGTYRIPLRLTYEFDNGASNTVERRTTIHLPVRIESGPRFSVVDTDSTATVNGQGTLDVTMRNVGDSLARDSTLALSTSTPDVRLGSSESSTRFVDTWEQGENRTFEFETTLGDSATAGNYSLDAQIDYEKPDGTTGSTPSLTVPLRALPEMTFSVSNVESSLRVGETRTLSGTVTNTGPMPADAAVVNFADPGPTVTPIETSVAVGSLAPGESADFSFDTEVTTAGSAGLRQFDLSVVYYDQDDRQRESDAIPTRVDVAPESPEFDVAPVNATFEAGSGDEFSVTVTNTRDYAVSDVSAKIYADAPLSTSDDEAFIDRLEPGESREIVFQLGAGGSATAKTYPVKMDFQYDDDGGDTIISNTYQVPVDVTERTSGGPPVVPIVAVALVVAVGGFVYYRRRD, encoded by the coding sequence ATGAAACGCAAATTCGTCATCGCCTTCCTCGCCGCATCGCTCCTCGTGAGCGCGATCCCAGTCGCCGGATACACGACCTCCAATCCGGACATTCGCACGGTCACGCCGGACGCGACCCTCCAACCGGGTGGTGTCAACGAACTCGCCTTCCAGTTGGTGAACGACCCGGACGGGCCCGACGACGAAGTTCGAACCGCCACAAACGTCCGCGTCCGCCCCGGTAACGCGGGACCGATCGACGTCGAGACCAACGAACTGTACCTTCAGTCCCTCGCTGACGGCGTCCCCGCGGACCGCTCGCTGCGACTGAACGTCCCATCGGACATCGATAGCGGAACGTATCGGATCCCGTTGCGACTCACGTACGAGTTCGACAACGGGGCGTCGAACACCGTCGAACGGCGAACGACCATCCACCTCCCCGTTCGCATCGAATCGGGCCCCCGGTTCTCCGTCGTCGACACCGACTCGACCGCGACCGTGAACGGGCAGGGAACGCTCGACGTGACGATGCGGAACGTCGGCGACTCCCTCGCACGCGATTCGACGCTGGCGCTCTCGACGTCGACTCCCGACGTGCGACTCGGGTCCAGCGAGTCAAGCACGCGGTTCGTCGACACGTGGGAACAGGGTGAGAACCGGACCTTCGAGTTCGAGACGACGCTCGGCGACAGCGCGACCGCGGGCAACTACTCGCTCGACGCGCAGATAGACTACGAGAAGCCGGACGGGACGACCGGTTCGACCCCCTCGCTGACGGTGCCGCTGCGGGCCCTCCCCGAGATGACGTTCTCGGTGTCGAACGTCGAGAGTTCGCTTCGCGTCGGTGAGACCCGGACGCTGAGCGGCACGGTCACGAACACCGGGCCGATGCCGGCGGACGCCGCCGTCGTCAACTTCGCCGATCCCGGTCCGACCGTGACGCCGATCGAGACGTCGGTCGCCGTCGGCTCGCTCGCGCCCGGCGAGTCCGCGGACTTCTCGTTCGATACCGAGGTGACGACGGCGGGGAGCGCCGGCCTGCGACAGTTCGATCTCAGCGTCGTCTACTACGATCAAGACGACAGACAGCGTGAGTCCGACGCGATCCCCACCCGTGTCGACGTCGCCCCGGAGTCACCCGAATTCGACGTCGCCCCCGTGAACGCGACGTTCGAGGCCGGCTCGGGCGACGAGTTCAGCGTCACCGTCACGAACACCCGCGACTACGCGGTCTCCGACGTCTCCGCGAAGATCTACGCCGACGCTCCCCTCTCGACGTCCGACGACGAGGCCTTCATCGACCGCCTCGAACCCGGCGAGTCCAGAGAGATCGTCTTCCAACTCGGCGCTGGCGGTAGCGCGACGGCGAAGACCTACCCGGTGAAGATGGACTTCCAGTACGACGACGATGGCGGCGATACCATCATCTCCAACACCTATCAGGTTCCCGTCGACGTCACCGAGCGCACCTCGGGCGGGCCGCCGGTCGTCCCGATCGTCGCGGTCGCCCTCGTCGTCGCGGTCGGTGGATTCGTCTACTACCGACGACGGGACTGA
- a CDS encoding DoxX family protein — translation MIPDISTTVLQLDTGSAGIAFLLGRVLFGVVLAFMGLNHFMNTEGMAGYAESKGIPAGRASVLFSGGMLLFGGLGIALGVYPALAAGAIALFFVVSTPTMHDFWAAPEEQQQSEMTNFLKNVALLGGALVFLALSGSAWPYAIGIGL, via the coding sequence ATGATACCAGATATCTCCACGACTGTACTGCAGCTGGACACCGGTTCGGCCGGAATCGCGTTCCTCCTCGGACGCGTGCTGTTCGGCGTCGTACTGGCGTTTATGGGGCTGAATCACTTTATGAACACCGAGGGAATGGCGGGCTACGCGGAGTCGAAGGGGATCCCGGCCGGCCGGGCGTCGGTCCTCTTCAGCGGCGGAATGTTGCTCTTCGGCGGGCTCGGAATCGCCCTCGGGGTCTATCCGGCGCTGGCCGCCGGAGCGATCGCGCTGTTCTTCGTCGTCTCGACGCCGACGATGCACGACTTCTGGGCCGCACCCGAAGAGCAACAGCAATCGGAGATGACGAACTTCCTGAAGAACGTCGCGCTCCTCGGTGGTGCGCTGGTCTTCCTCGCGCTCTCGGGAAGTGCGTGGCCGTACGCGATCGGAATCGGACTGTGA
- the mvaD gene encoding phosphomevalonate decarboxylase MvaD, whose protein sequence is MKATAKAHPIQGLIKYHGMRDEELRLPYHDSISVCTAPSHTKTTVEFRSDADEDVYLIGDERVDGRGAERIEAVVDHVRELAGFDHAVRLESENSFPSNIGFGSSSSGFAAAAMALAEAADLGLSRPDVSTVARRGSSSAARAVTGAFSHLYSGMNDEDCRSKRIETDLEEDLRIVAAHVPAYKETEEAHREAAESHMFQARMAHVHQQIDAMRDALYDADFDRAFELAEHDSLSLTATTMTGPAGWVYWQPETIAVFNAVRKLREEEGVPVYFSTDTGASVYVNTTAAHVDAVESAVADVGVDTDVWEVGGPAEILPESEALF, encoded by the coding sequence ATGAAGGCGACCGCGAAAGCGCACCCGATCCAGGGACTGATCAAGTACCACGGGATGCGCGATGAGGAACTTCGCCTCCCGTACCACGACAGTATCAGCGTCTGCACAGCGCCGAGCCACACGAAAACGACCGTCGAGTTCCGATCCGACGCCGACGAGGACGTCTATCTGATCGGCGACGAGCGCGTCGACGGGCGCGGCGCAGAGCGCATCGAGGCCGTCGTCGACCACGTCCGCGAACTGGCGGGATTCGACCACGCCGTTCGGCTCGAATCGGAGAACTCCTTTCCATCGAACATCGGCTTCGGCTCCTCGTCGTCCGGTTTCGCCGCGGCGGCGATGGCTCTCGCCGAAGCGGCCGATCTCGGGCTGTCGCGACCGGACGTCTCGACGGTCGCTCGACGCGGCTCCTCGTCGGCCGCCCGCGCGGTGACGGGCGCGTTCTCGCATCTGTACTCTGGGATGAACGACGAGGACTGCCGATCGAAGCGCATCGAGACCGATCTCGAAGAGGACCTCCGGATCGTCGCCGCGCACGTCCCCGCCTACAAGGAGACCGAGGAGGCGCATCGCGAGGCCGCCGAGAGCCATATGTTCCAAGCCCGGATGGCGCACGTTCACCAGCAGATCGACGCGATGCGGGACGCGCTTTACGACGCCGACTTCGACCGCGCCTTCGAGTTGGCCGAGCACGATTCGCTGTCGCTGACGGCGACGACGATGACCGGCCCCGCGGGTTGGGTCTACTGGCAACCGGAGACGATCGCAGTGTTCAACGCCGTCCGGAAACTCCGCGAGGAGGAGGGCGTCCCGGTGTACTTCTCGACGGATACCGGCGCGAGCGTCTACGTGAACACGACCGCCGCGCACGTTGACGCAGTCGAATCCGCTGTCGCCGATGTCGGCGTCGACACCGACGTCTGGGAAGTCGGCGGACCCGCGGAGATTCTCCCCGAATCCGAGGCGCTGTTCTAA
- a CDS encoding DUF3237 domain-containing protein: MADDNWQTDDPNLELGLERVMEVEAEVEAPIEIGETGNGQRRIIPIIGGTVSGRIEGTVIDAGADYQLYRDDRPTELVAKYSIETTDGDRIYVENEGMRHAGPEASRRLRDGEPVDPEEVYFCSVPQFETAAEDLKWLEESVFVATGTRQPKGVKLAVYRVA; this comes from the coding sequence ATGGCAGATGACAACTGGCAGACGGACGATCCGAACCTCGAACTGGGTCTCGAACGCGTGATGGAAGTGGAAGCCGAAGTCGAGGCTCCGATCGAAATCGGGGAGACCGGCAACGGCCAACGGCGGATCATCCCGATCATCGGGGGAACCGTGTCGGGCCGAATCGAGGGAACGGTCATCGACGCTGGTGCGGATTACCAGCTCTATCGGGATGACCGGCCGACCGAACTCGTCGCGAAGTACTCCATCGAGACGACCGACGGAGACCGCATCTACGTCGAAAACGAGGGAATGCGACACGCGGGCCCCGAGGCGAGTCGACGTCTCCGAGACGGGGAGCCCGTCGACCCCGAGGAGGTGTATTTCTGCTCGGTGCCACAGTTCGAGACGGCCGCCGAGGACCTCAAGTGGCTGGAGGAGAGCGTTTTCGTCGCCACGGGAACCCGGCAACCCAAGGGCGTAAAACTGGCCGTATACCGGGTCGCGTAA
- a CDS encoding IclR family transcriptional regulator, whose product MEQTPTEPKTPVKTAQTTFRILETLKSLDGATVTELASHLDIPKSSAHNYLRTLEHEGYVVESGGEYEVGLRFLDLGGYARSRERLYTVATPELKRLAETTGEYANLLVEEHGLGVFLARDRGEHAVSLDSYTGQSVRLHTTALGKTILAYLPRERVESIIDRHGLPAKTERTITDRETLFEALAEIRQRECAHDREERIKGLNCVAVPVLSGESITGALSVSGPVSRMDEDRIEDEILPELRRAANIIELNQTHS is encoded by the coding sequence ATGGAACAGACCCCCACGGAACCGAAAACGCCGGTGAAAACCGCCCAGACCACGTTCCGAATCCTCGAAACGCTCAAATCGCTCGACGGTGCGACAGTCACCGAACTAGCGAGCCATCTCGACATCCCGAAGAGCAGCGCCCACAACTACCTCCGAACGCTCGAACACGAGGGGTACGTCGTCGAGTCCGGCGGCGAGTACGAGGTCGGCCTTCGGTTTCTCGACCTCGGCGGATACGCGAGGTCGCGCGAGCGTCTATACACGGTCGCGACGCCCGAACTGAAGCGACTCGCCGAGACGACCGGCGAGTACGCCAATCTCCTCGTCGAAGAGCACGGTCTCGGCGTGTTCCTCGCCCGCGATCGCGGCGAGCACGCCGTCAGTCTCGACTCCTACACCGGACAGTCGGTCAGGCTCCACACCACGGCGCTCGGAAAGACGATTCTCGCGTACTTGCCGCGTGAGCGCGTCGAGTCGATCATCGACAGACACGGGCTCCCGGCGAAAACCGAACGAACGATCACCGACCGCGAGACCCTCTTCGAGGCGCTCGCCGAGATCCGACAGCGCGAGTGCGCACACGACAGAGAAGAGCGGATCAAGGGGCTCAACTGCGTCGCCGTGCCGGTCCTGAGCGGCGAGTCGATCACCGGGGCGCTGAGCGTCTCGGGGCCCGTCAGTCGGATGGACGAAGACCGAATCGAAGACGAAATCCTCCCGGAGCTTCGGCGAGCGGCGAACATCATCGAACTCAACCAGACCCACTCGTAG
- a CDS encoding D-2-hydroxyacid dehydrogenase has translation MTQERSIRRVGIHEWGTHPVPPEHLRALLAECEDLDCAFEVCSTDEAAEYDGVVTLFHHDEFLDGVEWVHNIRSGYEDFPLDAYRDRDVVMTNSTGVAGDLVAETVTGFVLTLAKGLHRFRDRQHDREWGRLSWERPFEVGQSSACVVGLGELGGSAATRLGVLGMDVDGVDIRPVSGLGLGRVYDPAQIEDAVDDARFVVLTTPLNDATRGLVDQSVFEAMREDAYLINVSRGEIVVEDDLVEALETDEIAGAALDVFWDEPLPEDAPFWEMDNVVVTPHAAAQADTYGDRIAELVATNVDRLTHGGTPWNRVV, from the coding sequence ATGACACAGGAGCGATCGATCCGACGCGTGGGGATTCACGAGTGGGGCACGCACCCGGTCCCACCGGAACACCTTCGAGCGCTGCTCGCCGAATGCGAGGACCTCGACTGCGCGTTCGAGGTGTGTTCGACCGACGAGGCCGCCGAATACGACGGCGTCGTGACGCTGTTTCACCACGACGAGTTCCTCGACGGCGTCGAGTGGGTGCACAACATCCGATCGGGGTACGAAGATTTCCCGCTGGACGCCTACCGCGACCGCGACGTGGTGATGACCAACAGCACCGGCGTCGCGGGCGACCTCGTCGCCGAGACCGTCACCGGATTCGTGCTGACGCTGGCGAAGGGGCTGCACCGGTTCCGCGATCGACAGCACGACCGCGAGTGGGGGCGGCTCTCGTGGGAGCGCCCCTTCGAGGTGGGCCAGTCTTCAGCCTGCGTCGTCGGCTTGGGCGAACTCGGTGGGAGTGCGGCGACACGCCTCGGCGTGTTGGGAATGGACGTCGACGGCGTCGACATCCGCCCCGTTTCCGGACTGGGTCTCGGACGGGTGTACGACCCCGCACAGATCGAGGATGCCGTCGACGACGCGCGGTTCGTCGTGCTCACGACGCCGCTGAACGACGCGACCCGCGGACTCGTCGATCAATCGGTGTTCGAGGCGATGCGCGAGGACGCCTACCTGATCAACGTCAGCCGAGGCGAAATCGTCGTCGAGGACGACCTCGTCGAGGCGCTAGAGACCGACGAGATCGCCGGGGCCGCATTGGACGTCTTTTGGGACGAACCGCTCCCCGAGGACGCGCCGTTTTGGGAGATGGACAACGTCGTCGTCACGCCGCACGCGGCGGCGCAGGCGGACACCTACGGTGACCGCATCGCCGAACTGGTCGCGACGAACGTCGACCGACTGACGCACGGCGGCACGCCGTGGAACCGAGTCGTCTGA
- the lpdA gene encoding dihydrolipoyl dehydrogenase: MVMGDIATATDLLVIGAGPGGYVAAIRGAQKGLDTTLVEKDAFGGACLNRGCIPSKAFIHGADVVHDASNAEELGIHADPAVDMSQMQQWKSGVVDQLTGGVEKLCKANGVSLLEGTAAFEDEHTARIAHGGEGQGMETVEFEHAIVATGSRPIQIPGFDFADEPVLSSEDLLNMESVPDSLVVVGAGYIGMELSTMLAKLGTDVTIVEMLDDVLPNYESDVQRTVRSRAEDLGIEFHFGEGATGWEESGGGIVVSTETEDGEESEYEGDAVLVAVGRRPVTDTLELENIGLEPDENGFLATDDRVRTDVENVFAVGDVAGEPMLAHKASAEGIVAAEVAAGEPAAFDKQAIPAAVFTDPEIATVGMTEADAEESGFDPVVGEMPLRASGRALSMGESEGFVRIVADEESEIVLGGQLVCPNASELVAEVALAVEMSATLEDVAGTIHTHPTLAEAVMEAAENAQGQAIHTLNR; the protein is encoded by the coding sequence ATGGTAATGGGCGACATCGCCACGGCGACGGATCTGCTGGTGATCGGCGCGGGGCCGGGCGGCTACGTGGCAGCGATTCGCGGCGCACAGAAGGGACTGGACACGACGCTCGTCGAGAAAGACGCGTTCGGCGGAGCCTGTCTCAATCGGGGCTGTATCCCCTCGAAGGCGTTCATCCACGGGGCGGACGTCGTCCACGACGCGTCCAACGCCGAGGAGCTGGGCATCCACGCGGATCCGGCCGTCGATATGAGTCAGATGCAGCAGTGGAAATCGGGCGTCGTCGACCAGTTGACCGGCGGCGTCGAGAAGCTGTGTAAGGCCAACGGCGTCTCCCTCTTGGAGGGGACCGCCGCGTTCGAAGACGAGCACACCGCACGCATCGCCCACGGCGGCGAGGGACAGGGAATGGAGACCGTCGAGTTCGAGCACGCGATCGTCGCGACGGGCTCGCGACCCATCCAGATCCCCGGGTTCGACTTCGCCGATGAGCCGGTGCTCTCCTCCGAAGACCTCCTGAATATGGAGTCGGTGCCGGACAGCCTCGTCGTGGTGGGCGCGGGTTACATCGGAATGGAGTTGTCGACGATGCTCGCGAAGCTCGGGACCGACGTGACGATCGTCGAAATGCTCGACGACGTGCTGCCGAACTACGAGTCCGACGTCCAGCGGACCGTCCGCTCGCGCGCGGAGGACCTCGGGATCGAGTTCCACTTCGGCGAGGGGGCGACCGGATGGGAGGAATCGGGAGGGGGAATCGTCGTCTCGACGGAGACCGAAGACGGCGAGGAATCCGAGTACGAGGGCGACGCGGTGCTCGTCGCGGTCGGTCGCCGGCCCGTCACGGACACGCTCGAACTGGAGAACATCGGGCTCGAACCCGACGAGAACGGCTTTCTCGCGACCGACGACCGCGTGCGGACCGACGTGGAGAACGTCTTCGCCGTCGGCGACGTGGCGGGCGAACCGATGCTCGCGCACAAGGCCAGCGCGGAGGGAATCGTCGCCGCCGAGGTCGCCGCGGGCGAACCCGCTGCGTTCGACAAGCAGGCGATCCCCGCCGCGGTGTTCACCGACCCCGAGATCGCAACCGTCGGGATGACCGAAGCGGATGCCGAGGAGAGCGGCTTCGACCCGGTCGTCGGCGAGATGCCGCTGCGCGCCAGCGGTCGCGCGCTCTCGATGGGCGAATCGGAGGGGTTCGTCCGGATCGTCGCCGACGAGGAGAGCGAAATCGTCCTCGGCGGCCAACTCGTCTGTCCGAACGCCTCCGAACTCGTCGCCGAAGTCGCGCTCGCCGTCGAGATGAGCGCCACACTCGAAGACGTCGCGGGCACGATCCACACCCACCCCACGCTCGCGGAGGCCGTGATGGAAGCCGCCGAGAACGCGCAGGGACAGGCGATCCACACGCTGAACCGCTGA
- a CDS encoding 2-oxo acid dehydrogenase subunit E2, with protein MVERTFELPDLGEGIAEGELVSWLVEEGESVVEDQVIAEVETDKALVEIPSPQEGTIAKLHYEEGTIVPVDEVIVTFEVADDGAGAESASATTADESDAAADAAGDEQSAAGDEPVDATAEADSSAETDGETAVASGRVFAAPSTRKLARELGVDISAVDGTGPGGRVTEGDVEAYAESDAAASGASETSEASATATGPTAEPDAAASAAPDAEPAGSAPTAAAQNGTAERDRTLAMPATRRLAEELGVDIDAVPASEEREGEPFVTPEDVRAFADRDAAATSASAVEASSRSAVDASTADAASTGGEPETAAAAGDGDLEDRPGERVPYRGVRRTIGEQMARSKYTAPHVSHHDEFDATELVDLRRDLAEIAEDDGVKLTYLPLVVKAITTALKEYPYLNSSLDEESEEIVLHDEYNIGIAVATDAGLMVPVVKNADQKGLKELADDIQDLAERARNRKIKPEEMQGGTFTITNIGVIGGEFSSPIINHPEAAIFAMGPIKERPWVVEGEVVARKTMRFSMSVDHRLVDGADAARFSNRVKELLVEPTRLLLE; from the coding sequence ATGGTAGAACGAACGTTCGAGTTGCCGGACCTCGGCGAGGGGATCGCCGAGGGCGAACTCGTCTCGTGGCTCGTCGAGGAGGGAGAGTCGGTCGTCGAAGATCAGGTCATCGCGGAGGTCGAAACCGACAAGGCGCTCGTGGAGATTCCGAGCCCGCAGGAGGGGACCATCGCGAAGCTTCACTACGAGGAGGGCACGATCGTCCCCGTCGACGAGGTCATCGTGACGTTCGAGGTCGCCGACGACGGGGCGGGTGCGGAATCCGCTTCGGCGACTACCGCGGACGAGTCGGACGCGGCGGCCGACGCCGCGGGCGACGAACAGTCCGCAGCGGGCGACGAACCCGTGGACGCGACCGCGGAGGCCGACTCGAGCGCCGAAACCGACGGAGAAACCGCCGTTGCGTCGGGTCGCGTGTTCGCCGCGCCGAGCACCCGAAAACTCGCGCGCGAACTGGGCGTCGACATCAGCGCCGTCGATGGGACGGGTCCCGGCGGGCGCGTGACTGAAGGCGATGTCGAGGCGTACGCCGAGAGCGACGCTGCGGCTTCGGGGGCTTCAGAGACTTCGGAGGCGTCGGCGACGGCTACCGGACCCACGGCGGAACCCGACGCCGCGGCGTCCGCCGCACCGGATGCGGAACCGGCAGGCTCCGCGCCGACGGCCGCGGCCCAGAACGGCACCGCCGAACGAGACCGCACGCTCGCGATGCCCGCGACGCGTCGACTCGCCGAGGAACTCGGCGTCGACATCGACGCGGTCCCCGCGAGCGAGGAGCGCGAGGGCGAGCCGTTCGTGACGCCCGAGGACGTCCGAGCGTTCGCCGATCGCGACGCTGCAGCGACGAGTGCGTCGGCGGTGGAAGCGTCCTCCAGGTCGGCTGTCGACGCGTCGACCGCGGACGCCGCCTCGACTGGCGGCGAGCCGGAGACTGCGGCCGCGGCGGGCGACGGCGACCTCGAAGACCGCCCCGGCGAGCGCGTCCCGTATCGCGGCGTCCGGCGGACGATCGGCGAGCAGATGGCCCGATCGAAGTACACCGCGCCGCACGTCTCCCATCACGACGAGTTCGACGCGACCGAGCTGGTCGATCTCCGGCGTGACCTCGCCGAAATCGCCGAGGACGACGGCGTGAAGCTCACCTATCTCCCGCTCGTCGTGAAGGCGATCACGACGGCGCTGAAAGAGTACCCGTATCTCAACTCCAGTCTCGACGAGGAAAGCGAGGAGATCGTTCTGCACGACGAGTACAACATCGGGATCGCGGTCGCGACCGACGCGGGGCTGATGGTCCCGGTCGTCAAGAACGCCGACCAGAAGGGGCTCAAGGAACTCGCAGACGATATTCAGGACCTCGCAGAGCGGGCCCGGAATCGGAAAATCAAACCCGAGGAGATGCAGGGCGGCACGTTCACGATCACGAACATCGGCGTGATCGGCGGCGAGTTCTCCTCGCCGATCATCAACCACCCCGAGGCGGCCATCTTCGCGATGGGGCCGATCAAGGAGCGCCCGTGGGTCGTCGAGGGCGAGGTCGTCGCCCGCAAGACGATGCGCTTTTCGATGTCGGTGGATCACCGCCTCGTCGACGGCGCGGACGCCGCGCGGTTCTCCAACCGCGTGAAGGAACTGCTCGTCGAGCCGACGCGCCTGCTCTTGGAGTAA